The genomic region CATTGCAGTCCGGTGCAATAGATGGACAAGAAAACCCTATTGTAACTAGTTTTGATATGAAATTCCACGAAGTTCAAACGGACTTTACGTTAACAAGTCATGGTGTTTTAGACCAAATGGTAATGGTAAATAAAAACTGGTATGAAGAGTTATCTGAAGATATACAAGCGGCAATTGTTAAAGGATATGAAGAGGGACTAAAAGAAGTAGTAAGTAAAACATATTCGTTAGTTGATGAATATTCGCAAAAGATGGAGGAGCAAGGCGTAACTCTTCATGAGCTAACCCCAGACCAACGACAGGCATTAGTTGATGCTGTTAAATCTGTTAAGGAATTTGCTAGAAATGAATATGCTGATCAAGGTGGAGATAAGTTATTTGATGCCCTTGAAAAAGAAATTGAAAATCTAGAGTAGAAAAAATATGGTCTCTCTATTATAAGTAGGTATTGATTTTTCTACATATAGGAGAGAGACCTATTTGTTTTTTTATTTAACAAGGAGGTGTGATCTTGTTAGGAAAAACTTTAAAGAAAATTAATATCATTTCTGGGAAGATAGAGCATTCTTTAATTGCGTTAGGTTTAATTACTATGTCCGTAATTATTTTTATTAATGTTATATCACGGCATTTTTTCGATACTTCAGTAATGTGGGCGGAGGAAACATCTAGATATATTAATGTTTGGATAACATTCATAGGTCTTAGTGCATGCTTAAGATTTAATGAACATATTAAAATAGATATTTTATTGAATAAAATATCTAAGAGTGTGAAGTTCTTCGTTAATCGGTTAGTGTTGTTAATTGGTTTAGTTTCATCAATTTACTTAGTTTACTTAGGTTGGGCGATAACTGAGAAGCTTTTAAAGTCAGGAAATGTAAGTGTTACTACGGGAATTCCTATCTGGTTATTATATTTAGCGGTGCCTGTTGGTTTTATATTAATGACTATTAGTTATATACAGAAGCTTTATCAAACTTTTAAATGAGTTAGGGGGGTAAGCTGTGATCTTAACACTAACAACTATATTTTTGATCTTATTGTTATTAGGAACTCCACTATTTCTAGCAATTGTTATTCCTTCGTTAATTACCACTATTTTTTATTATCCAAATATAAACATAACTGTTACTATTCAACGAATGATTGATGGAATTGACTCTTTTCCCCTGTTAGCCATTCCTTTTTTTATGTTTGCGGCAGACGTCATGTCTAAAGGAAAAACAGGAGAGAGATTAGTTGTTTTAGCTAACCGTTTAGTAGGTCACCTTCCAGGCGGCTTAGCAATGGCAACAGTTGTTACATGTACTTTATTTGGCGCTATATCAGGTACAGGTCCCGCAGCAATTGTAGCAGTTGGAGGGTTGCTTTATCCGGCCTTATTAGACAATAAATATAAAGATCAATTTTCTTTAGGAGTTATCATTTCTAGTAGTACGTTATCAATGTTAATACCTCCAGGAGTAGCAATGATTCTATATAGCATTGTTTCGGGTACCTCCGTTAGGGATATGTTTCTAGCAGGAACTTCAGTTGGTCTTTTTGTATCGATTTTGTTTATGATTTATGTATTTATACATGCCAGGAGGCGTAATATTCCGAAAAAGAAAAGGTCATCATTTAAGGAAGTTATCCTCGCGTTTAAGGATGCTTTCTGGGCTTTAGGTTTACCTATTGTAATTCTGGGAGGAATCTATCTCGGATATATGACACCTACAGAATCAGCGGCTATAGCTGTTGTTTATGTTATCATTATCGAGGTCTTTATTTATAAAAAGCTTCAATTCTCAGATGTATACGAAACCGCGAAAACTTCAGGAAGAATGATTGCAATGATTTTCATTCTCATAAGTGCTGGTTCATTGCTCTCATGGCTTCTGACTACTGCACAAGTCCCACAGACTTTAGCAAGTAATCTCGGTGATCTATCCCCAATTACTATTCTTTTGATGATTAATATCATTTTTATCGTTACTGGAATGTTCTTAGACCCTAACTCATCGATTATAATCTTAACACCAATCGTTTACCCGATTGCAATGGCTTCAGGTGCAGATCCTATTCATTTAGGTTTATTAATTGTCTTAAATGCTTCTATTGGTATGTTGACACCACCATTTGGTATGAATATTTTCGTTGCATCGGGAACGTTTAAAGTACCATATGAAAGAATTGTTCCTGGATTAGTTCCCTTTATTATTATAAGTGTAATTGCACTAATTTTAGTTACGCTTATTCCAGATATAGCACTTTGGCTGCCAAATCTCGTAAAGTAACAACTGTGGATACTAGTGAAAAGGAGAACCTATATTGCTAATGGATCATAAAAATTTTTTGCAAGTTAGTCAATTATTAGAATTAAAAACATTTCAGGGTAGTGAACTAATTGCAGGATTAAGTGGGCTATCTAATAAAGTGAAGTCTACAACTGTGGCTGAAGTACCTGATTCTGCAGATTGGATAGCTGGAGGAGAAGTTGTCTTTAGTACTGGGTACTTTTTTAAAGATGATATAGAACTTCAAAAAACATGGTTAAATTCATTAATAAACAATGGTGCTTCCGCCTTGGCATTAAAACCTGAGAGGTTTTTGGGGGATATTGATAAGTCCTTTAAAGAGATTGCCGATAGGCAATCGTTTCCGATAATCAAATTACCAAATACTGTTATTTGGCCTACGCTTATTCAAAATGTAACGGAAAAACTACAAGAGCACCAATATGAGATATTAAGAAAAACTGGGGATATCCACAATCATTTAACAAATCTTGTATTAAGTGGTGGAAATCTAGGAGACATAACACAAACAATTTCCAATTTAGTTGGCAATCCTGTTATTGTGGAAGATTGTTTATTAGATGTTTTAGTATATAAATATCCGGACAATAAAAGTAACGAAAAGTTTAAAGGGCTAATAGATTATAGAATATCCGATAAATATAGAAAAAAGTTCAAAAAAACAAACCCTTATAACAAAAGTATTAAGGAACGTGATAATAATTTATTTACCTTAGAAGTAAATGTTAAGGGCCAAGAGAGTTTTAATCAACAAGTTCTGCCAATTGTAGCTAATAATGTTCTCTATGGTTTTTTATCAGCAATTGAGGTACATAATGAAATATCCCGGATTGATGTAAAAGCGTTAGAGCATGGTGCAACTACTATCGCCCTAGATATGATTAAAACCAGAGTTACACTTGAGTCAACTACTCGAACTAAAACCTCATTTATGAATGAGTTAATTCAAGGTTCTTTAAAAGGTGACTTAGAAACATATGTAAATAAAAAGATTATCCCTTATAACATCTCAGAACCCTCAATTATTGTTAATATAAATATAGATAGTTTAGATGACGAACATTTTTGGATAGATAATAAAAATGAAAATTTTTTTATAGAGCGATATGAGCAAAAAATAGAGAAGGCGATAGAATTAAACCTAGATCAACTTGGACATAAAAAACGATTTGTAACTTCCCAAGGAAACATGTTTACAATCATTCTCCCCCTCAGAGAAAAGAATGATTCTTCATATTTTCGTGAAGTTAAAGATACATTTGATAACCTGTTGTCAAGATTATTACAAGAGTTTTCTAACATAAACTTTACAATTGGCATAAGCGATCCTTATTATGACTTAGACGAAATTAAAAAATCCTATTTAGAAGCTAAGCAAACAACAGATTTGGCAAAAGAGTTTCTTGGTTCTAACACAGTTTCTCTTTATAAAGATTTAGGAGTGCTAAAAATTTTAGCATTGATAGAAAATAAAAATGAATTGTATAGATACTGTAACGAAACTTTAGGAGAGTTAATTTCCAACGATAAAAGTAATAAAGATAATTTATGTAATACACTTGAGGTCTATTTGGAAAAAAACGGGAATGTTACAGAGGCTGCAAAAGAATTATATGTGCATCCCAATACGTTAAATTATAGAATTAAAAAAATAAATAAGGTTTTATCAATTGATCTTAGTCAAGCATCAATTCGGTTAAGCTTATACTTAGCTCTTTTAATTAAGAAGGTACTGGATAGAACCCATTAGGTTAGGGGTATGATAAGAATTGTAACATTTAATATTATACTCGTCTTAAGTATAATTCACTCTTTTTGGATCATTATAATTCTTAACTTAGTTGCCCATTAATAACTCATTCAGGAGGGAAACATCTTGGTTAAAGACTCACATGCACCTCGGGAAAAACGAAACGGTGAAGGCAAAAGACCTGATGAACAAAGACGGGGAAAAGCAAAATCAGGTGGACGGGGAAAATCGAGGTAGGCCATATTATATACACTTTCGTAAAACAAAAAAGCACAACAAGCGTAAGATCCGCTTCATTGTGCTTTTCCTTTGTTCTCATTCAACTATAGAAACGCTGCTCCTCCGTTAGGGCTAATCGTTTGGCCGCAGAAATAATTGCCGTCATCGGAGGCTAGGAGTAAAGCTGTTGCTGCCATTTCTTCAACCGTACCTAGTCTTTTTAATGGAACGTCTTTTTCTTTTTCAATCCATTCTTCATCCATATCTGAAAGGATCATATCTGTCTCTACTGGCCCGGGAGCTAATGTGTTCACTAAAATGTTTGGTGCTAACTCCAGAGCTAAGCTTTTTGTTAAGCTATTGATGCCGCCTTTTGCTGCTGTATAATGGGTGAAGTTGGCCCGACCTTTCAATGAGAGTTCAGATGACACGTTAATAATTTTCCCAACCATATCTTTGTTCATTAGTGGTAGTAAATATTTTGTCGTGAGAAATACACCTCGTAAGTCTACATTCATCAACTTATCCCATTCTTCAACGGGCATGTCGACTAAAGGATATTCCTTTCCGATCGTACCTGCATTATTTACAATAATATGAATTGCTCCAAACACTTCCTTAATTTGATGAGCCATGTTGATTATTTGTTGTTGTTCTCCCATATCTGCTTGAATTGGTAAAGCTTTTACACCATAAGATTCAAGTTCTTTAGCTGTTTTG from Salirhabdus salicampi harbors:
- a CDS encoding TRAP transporter small permease — its product is MLGKTLKKINIISGKIEHSLIALGLITMSVIIFINVISRHFFDTSVMWAEETSRYINVWITFIGLSACLRFNEHIKIDILLNKISKSVKFFVNRLVLLIGLVSSIYLVYLGWAITEKLLKSGNVSVTTGIPIWLLYLAVPVGFILMTISYIQKLYQTFK
- a CDS encoding SDR family NAD(P)-dependent oxidoreductase; this translates as MGKLKNRVAVITGGSRGIGKGIAIAYANEGAHIAFTYRSNKEEADKTAKELESYGVKALPIQADMGEQQQIINMAHQIKEVFGAIHIIVNNAGTIGKEYPLVDMPVEEWDKLMNVDLRGVFLTTKYLLPLMNKDMVGKIINVSSELSLKGRANFTHYTAAKGGINSLTKSLALELAPNILVNTLAPGPVETDMILSDMDEEWIEKEKDVPLKRLGTVEEMAATALLLASDDGNYFCGQTISPNGGAAFL
- a CDS encoding TRAP transporter large permease, which translates into the protein MILTLTTIFLILLLLGTPLFLAIVIPSLITTIFYYPNINITVTIQRMIDGIDSFPLLAIPFFMFAADVMSKGKTGERLVVLANRLVGHLPGGLAMATVVTCTLFGAISGTGPAAIVAVGGLLYPALLDNKYKDQFSLGVIISSSTLSMLIPPGVAMILYSIVSGTSVRDMFLAGTSVGLFVSILFMIYVFIHARRRNIPKKKRSSFKEVILAFKDAFWALGLPIVILGGIYLGYMTPTESAAIAVVYVIIIEVFIYKKLQFSDVYETAKTSGRMIAMIFILISAGSLLSWLLTTAQVPQTLASNLGDLSPITILLMINIIFIVTGMFLDPNSSIIILTPIVYPIAMASGADPIHLGLLIVLNASIGMLTPPFGMNIFVASGTFKVPYERIVPGLVPFIIISVIALILVTLIPDIALWLPNLVK
- a CDS encoding PucR family transcriptional regulator; the encoded protein is MDHKNFLQVSQLLELKTFQGSELIAGLSGLSNKVKSTTVAEVPDSADWIAGGEVVFSTGYFFKDDIELQKTWLNSLINNGASALALKPERFLGDIDKSFKEIADRQSFPIIKLPNTVIWPTLIQNVTEKLQEHQYEILRKTGDIHNHLTNLVLSGGNLGDITQTISNLVGNPVIVEDCLLDVLVYKYPDNKSNEKFKGLIDYRISDKYRKKFKKTNPYNKSIKERDNNLFTLEVNVKGQESFNQQVLPIVANNVLYGFLSAIEVHNEISRIDVKALEHGATTIALDMIKTRVTLESTTRTKTSFMNELIQGSLKGDLETYVNKKIIPYNISEPSIIVNINIDSLDDEHFWIDNKNENFFIERYEQKIEKAIELNLDQLGHKKRFVTSQGNMFTIILPLREKNDSSYFREVKDTFDNLLSRLLQEFSNINFTIGISDPYYDLDEIKKSYLEAKQTTDLAKEFLGSNTVSLYKDLGVLKILALIENKNELYRYCNETLGELISNDKSNKDNLCNTLEVYLEKNGNVTEAAKELYVHPNTLNYRIKKINKVLSIDLSQASIRLSLYLALLIKKVLDRTH